The Echeneis naucrates chromosome 8, fEcheNa1.1, whole genome shotgun sequence genome has a window encoding:
- the nol12 gene encoding nucleolar protein 12 isoform X1, whose translation MKNSKKHNNGPKRAKHKAGSKKRENKCIVTFDDKERNDYLTGFHKRKIERRKAAVAEIRKKIKEEQSRVREERHKEYMKMLKERTEALEDFEDNDLEDAITSTTESIQYDHPNHTVTVTTISDLDLTGAHRLGPAVSQGPFALKDNGESKDGDREEGKEEERSAMPKKAGNPIMNKKIRSLMTSLNTYTSKRKRKGKQEGRRGRGRPTDKRPGVTEMKKRGGRTSKWQRRRQTGQRGHHQD comes from the exons ATGAAAAACTCGAAAAAGCACAACAATGGGCCGAAAAGGGCGAAACACAAGGCTGGCTcgaagaagagagaaaacaagtgCATCGTAACGTTTGAcgacaaagaaagaaa TGACTACCTTACTGGTTTTCACAAGAGAAAGATTGAAAGAAGGAAAGCTGCAGTGGCAGAAATTCGTAAGAAAATCAAGGAAGAGCAAAGCAGAGTCCGGGAGGAG aggcATAAAGAATATATGAAGATGTTGAAAGAGAGGACTGAAGCTCTAG AGGACTTTGAAGACAATGATCTGGAGGATGCGATAACCAGCACAACAGAGTCTATACAGTATGATCACCCCAATCACACTGTCACCGTGACAACCATCAGTGATCTTGACCTCACGGGGGCTCACCGGCTTGGTCCTGCAGTAAGTCAG GGACCCTTTGCTCTCAAGGATAATGGGGAGAGCAAGGATGGAGACAgggaagaaggaaaggaggaggaaagaagtgCAATGCCAAAAAAAGCTGGAAACCCAATCATGAACAAGAA gatccGCTCCCTAATGACGTCTCTCAACACTTACACcagcaagaggaagaggaaagggaaGCAGGAAGGCCGAAGAGGACGAGGCCGTCCCACAGACAAGAGACCTGGTGtcacagagatgaaaaagagagGCGGTCGGACCAGCAAGTGGCAGAGACGTCGACAGACTGGACAGAGGGGTCATCATCAGGactga
- the nol12 gene encoding nucleolar protein 12 isoform X2: MKNSKKHNNGPKRAKHKAGSKKRENKCIVTFDDKERNDYLTGFHKRKIERRKAAVAEIRKKIKEEQSRVREERHKEYMKMLKERTEALEDFEDNDLEDAITSTTESIQYDHPNHTVTVTTISDLDLTGAHRLGPAVSQDNGESKDGDREEGKEEERSAMPKKAGNPIMNKKIRSLMTSLNTYTSKRKRKGKQEGRRGRGRPTDKRPGVTEMKKRGGRTSKWQRRRQTGQRGHHQD; the protein is encoded by the exons ATGAAAAACTCGAAAAAGCACAACAATGGGCCGAAAAGGGCGAAACACAAGGCTGGCTcgaagaagagagaaaacaagtgCATCGTAACGTTTGAcgacaaagaaagaaa TGACTACCTTACTGGTTTTCACAAGAGAAAGATTGAAAGAAGGAAAGCTGCAGTGGCAGAAATTCGTAAGAAAATCAAGGAAGAGCAAAGCAGAGTCCGGGAGGAG aggcATAAAGAATATATGAAGATGTTGAAAGAGAGGACTGAAGCTCTAG AGGACTTTGAAGACAATGATCTGGAGGATGCGATAACCAGCACAACAGAGTCTATACAGTATGATCACCCCAATCACACTGTCACCGTGACAACCATCAGTGATCTTGACCTCACGGGGGCTCACCGGCTTGGTCCTGCAGTAAGTCAG GATAATGGGGAGAGCAAGGATGGAGACAgggaagaaggaaaggaggaggaaagaagtgCAATGCCAAAAAAAGCTGGAAACCCAATCATGAACAAGAA gatccGCTCCCTAATGACGTCTCTCAACACTTACACcagcaagaggaagaggaaagggaaGCAGGAAGGCCGAAGAGGACGAGGCCGTCCCACAGACAAGAGACCTGGTGtcacagagatgaaaaagagagGCGGTCGGACCAGCAAGTGGCAGAGACGTCGACAGACTGGACAGAGGGGTCATCATCAGGactga